The Anaerotignum faecicola region GAACGACATAGCCGTGCTTTTCAATACAAAGTATCTCGGAAAGGTGCAGAACAACAACGCGGGAAGGCTTGCGTTCTGGAACGACATAGTTACTTACAACAAGGAGCTTGAAAGGCTTGAAGCGATTGAAGGGTTTATAAGCGACGATTTGACGGTTGAACAGGGAAACGATAAGAAAAGCGTCGTTGTGGTATGCCCCGTTTCGCCTGTGTGCGCTATGAGCAAGCTGTATATGACGGTTATCGTAGAATAATGAAGTCCCAAACGCGGGAA contains the following coding sequences:
- a CDS encoding phage tail protein, with amino-acid sequence VKAGELVFHKVGDEIRVLEDVNSFVSVTVDKNEDFTSNQVIRVLDQIGNDIAVLFNTKYLGKVQNNNAGRLAFWNDIVTYNKELERLEAIEGFISDDLTVEQGNDKKSVVVVCPVSPVCAMSKLYMTVIVE